The sequence GTGGCGCGGGCGGTGAAAGCTGAGCCTGGCGTTGTCTATACGGCAGATTACCAGTATATGTGCAGCGAGGCCGGACAGTCTCAGATCAAAGATGCTGTCCGCGAGCATAAACTGACGGGTATCGTTGTTTGCTCGTGCTCGCCAAGAATGCATGAGGCGACTTTCCGTAAGACGGCGGCCGCAGCGGGACTGAATCCGTATATGGTTGAGATTGCCAATATCCGCGAGCAATGTTCGTGGATCCATAAGGATAAGGAAGAGGGAACTAAGAAAGCGATTATCCTCGCGAAAGCGGCGATTGCGAAGCTCAATCTGAACGCGCCGCTGACGGCGGGGGAAAGTCCGGTCGTAAAGCGCGCACTCGTCATCGGCGGCGGGATCGCGGGCATACAGACCGCGCTTGATATTGCGGATGCGGGATATGAAGTGGACATCGTGGAAAAATCGCCGACCATCGGCGGCAAGATGGCGCAGCTCGATAAAACGTTTCCCACGCTTGATTGCGCGGCCTGTATTCTGACGCCTAAGATGGTGGATGCGGCGGCGCATGAAAAGATCAATATCTACACATACAGCGAGGTGGAGAATGTTTCCGGATTCGTAGGCAATTTTAAAGTGGATATTCGCAAAAAGGCGCGTAACGTAAACAGCGACCTGTGTACGGGCTGCGGGCTTTGTACGGAAAAATGCCCGTCCAGGAAAGCAAAGAGCGAATTTAACATGGGACTTTCCAATCGCGGCGCGATCTATATTCCGTTCGCGCAGGCAGTGCCCAATGTTCCGGTGATCGACCACGACGCATGTATCCATTATAAGACAGGCAAATGCGGCCTGTGCGAAAAGGTATGCAGCGCGAAAGCGATCGATTTTGACCAACAGGATGAAATCGTGACGCGCGAATACGGCGCGATCATCGCGGCGACAGGCTTTAATCCGATTTCGCTTGAAAAGTTTGACGAATTTGGATATTCACAGAATCCGGACGTGGTGACGTCGCTCGAGTTCGAGCGGCTGACGAACGCGGCGGGGCCGACAAAGGGCGTGCTGCTGCGGCCGTCCGACGGGAAGCACCCCAAAAAGATCGTCTTTATCCAGTGCGTAGGCTCGCGCGACACCTCCGGCTGCGGGAAGCCGTACTGCTCGAAGATATGCTGTATGTATACCGCGAAGCACGCTATGCTTACGCGGGAAAAATATCCGGACACGCAGGTGACGGTGTTTAATATCGACGTACGTACGCCGGGCAAGAACTTTGACGAGTTCCAGCGCCGCGCGGTGGAACAATACGACGTAAACTACATCAAAGGTATGGTCGGCAAGGTTGCGGAGCAGGACGGAAAGCTGATGGTACAGGGGTCAGACCTGATCAGCAATACGCAGGTTGTGATCGACGCGGATCTCGTCGTGCTGGCGGCGGCCATCGAGCCGGACAAGACGGCGCGGCAGATCGCCACCATGCTTACGGCCAGTATGGATACCAACGACTTCTTTACCGAAGCGCACCCCAAACTGCGTCCGGTGGAAAGCCCGACGGCGGGCGTATTCCTCTCCGGCGTATGCCAGGGGCCGAAAGATATTCCGGAAACGGTTGCGCAGGCAGGCGCGGCGGCGGCAAAGGTAATCGGACTGCTGTCCAAGGATAAGCTGAGCTGTAACCCGTGCGTGGCCATCAGCGACGAGCTGTTGTGCAACGGATGTAGCGCGTGCGCGAATGTGTGCCC comes from Christensenellaceae bacterium and encodes:
- the hdrA gene encoding disulfide reductase, which translates into the protein MQRIGVFVCWCGSNIAATVDVEAVARAVKAEPGVVYTADYQYMCSEAGQSQIKDAVREHKLTGIVVCSCSPRMHEATFRKTAAAAGLNPYMVEIANIREQCSWIHKDKEEGTKKAIILAKAAIAKLNLNAPLTAGESPVVKRALVIGGGIAGIQTALDIADAGYEVDIVEKSPTIGGKMAQLDKTFPTLDCAACILTPKMVDAAAHEKINIYTYSEVENVSGFVGNFKVDIRKKARNVNSDLCTGCGLCTEKCPSRKAKSEFNMGLSNRGAIYIPFAQAVPNVPVIDHDACIHYKTGKCGLCEKVCSAKAIDFDQQDEIVTREYGAIIAATGFNPISLEKFDEFGYSQNPDVVTSLEFERLTNAAGPTKGVLLRPSDGKHPKKIVFIQCVGSRDTSGCGKPYCSKICCMYTAKHAMLTREKYPDTQVTVFNIDVRTPGKNFDEFQRRAVEQYDVNYIKGMVGKVAEQDGKLMVQGSDLISNTQVVIDADLVVLAAAIEPDKTARQIATMLTASMDTNDFFTEAHPKLRPVESPTAGVFLSGVCQGPKDIPETVAQAGAAAAKVIGLLSKDKLSCNPCVAISDELLCNGCSACANVCPYGAIEYIEKEINDHGVRETRRIAQVNEAVCQGCGACTVTCPSGAMDLKGFTNRQIMAEVDAICRN